AGGGCCAACCCGAACGGGCGGCCCAATTCTGCGCTGGCGTAGCTCGAGGTGACGTGGCCGAGCATCGGTACCGGCAGTTCGGGTAGGACGCCGCTGTCGGAGTGCTCGATGATCTGCGAACCCTCCGGGAGGACGGTCTCCCGGTCGACCGGCAGCAGTCCGACGAACTGCTTGCGCAACGGGTTTCGGTTCTCGGCACGGTCGAACGACCGCTTTCCGATGAAGTCCAGCTTCTTCTTCGACACCGCCCAGCTCATGCCGAGATCCTGCGGTGTGACGGTGCCATCGGTGTCCTGGCCGACGATCGGGTAGCCCTTCTCCGCCCGAAGCACGTGCATGGTCTCGGTGCCGTACGGGGTGATGTGGTACTTCTCGCCCGCGTCGATCAGCCGCGACCACAGAGAATGGGCGTGCCAGGAATCGATGTTCACCTCGAAGGCAAGTTCACCGGAGAAACTGATTCGCGCCACGCGCACCGGTACACCGTCGATCGAGGCGTCTCGCCAGGCCATGAACGGGAACGCCTCGTTGGACACGTCGAGTTCGGGAAAGATCTCGCCGACGAGGTCGCGGGAGCGCGGCCCGACGACGGGGAACGTGGCCCACTGCTCGGTGACCGACGTCAGCCGAACCGCGAGGTGCGGCCACTCGGTCTGCAGCCATTCCTCCATCCAGTCGAGCATTCCTGCTGCGCCGCCCGTGGTGGTGAACACCTGGAATCGGTCGTCCGCCAGGCGCATCACGGTGCCGTCGTCGATCACCATGCCGTCGGCGCCGCACATCACGCCGTACCGAACCATGCCGACCTTCAAATTGCTCATCATGTTCGTGTAGAACATGTCCAGCACCACACCGGCGTCGGGACCCTGGACGTCGATCTTGCCGAGAGTCGAACCGTCGAGCATGCCGACGCCCGAACGCACGGCCGCACACTCGCGGAGCACGGCGTCGTGCATCTCCTCGCCGGGAAGTGGGTAGTAGCGGGGACGCTTCCACTGTCCGACGTCCTCGAAGACCGCACCGCGCTCGACGTGCCAATCATGGACTGCAGTAACCCGTTCCGGGTCGAATGCCATGCCGCGATTACGCCCGGCCAACGCCGCGAACGCTACCGGGGTGTAAGGCGGTCGGAACGTGGTGGTGCCGAGGTTCTCCACCGGCTTGTCGAGCAGTTCCGCCACGATGCCCGAGGACACCACACCCGAGGTCTTGCCCTGATCGTGTGCGGTGCCGATCGTGGTGTAGCGCTTGATGTGTTCCATCGACGACATGCCCGCACCGACGGCGCGGACCAGATCGGCCACGGTCGCATCGCGCTGTACGTCGACGAACTGGCTGTCGGCGCCTGCGTCGTCGCGCACCCGCCAGAGCACCAGCGAATCACTGCTGGGCACGGAATCGACAACAGGAAGCGAGGTTTCGGGAGCATCGAAGCCGAGACGGGTCAGCGCACTTGCCGCGGCCTTGCCGCCGTCGCGTAGACATCCGGCCAGATCGAAGACCCCCGATGCCGACCCCGCGACACTGATGCCCTCGACGTCGTCCGCGGGCACGAATGCGCCGAGTTCGCCGTCGTAGCGCAGCTTTCCGCGGGCCTGGCTGAACAGGTGCACCGCGGGGTTCCAGCCGCCACTGACGAGCAGTACGTCGCAGCCGAGAGTGTCGGTCGCACCGTCGGCATCGGTCACCAGTGCATGGGTGACGCGGGTGTCGCCGCGGGTGCCGGACACGACGCTCCCGGTGCGCACCTCGATGCCGCGCTCGCGGCACAGGCCGAGCCAGTACTCGGGCGCACTGTCGCGAGCATCGACGATGCTCGCGATGCGGACCCCTGCGTCGTGCAGGTCGACGGCTGCCTTGTACGCACTGTCGTTGGTGGTGAAGACGACGGCCTCGGTGCCCACCGTGACGCCGTAGCGATGCAGGAACGTACGTGCGCTGTGCGCCAGCATGATTCCGGGACGGTCGTTGTCGGTGAAGACGACCGGACGTTCGTGGGCACCGGTGGCCACCAGGATGTGACGCGATCGAATGCGCCAGACGCGCTGACGGCTCAGTGCTGCAGGCGCTTCCAGTCCCAGGTGATCGGTGCGGCGCTCGAGCGCGAGCACGAAGCCGTCGTCGTAGGAACCGAACGCGGTGGTGCGGCGCAGCAAGGTCACGTCGGGGAAGGTCGACAACTCGGTCACCGCGTCGGCCACCCAGTCCAGTGCGGGCCGGCCGTCGATGACGTCGTCGGAGCCGAGGAGCGAACCGCCGAACTCGCTCTGATCGTCGGCGACGATCACCCGAGCGCCGCTGCGGGCAGCGATCAGAGCGGCGGACAGACCGGCGGGGCCGGCCCCGACGACCAGCAGATCGGCGTGGGCGTGCATGGCGTCGTACTTGGCGGAGTCGGAGATCTCGGCGAGACGCCCCTGTCCGGGGATGCCGCGGGCGACCAGACCGTCGTACAGCTCGATGGTCGTGGCGAGCAACATGGGCTCGGGGAACGGCTCCTCGATCTGCACGAGTCCGCCGGTGTCCTCGGCCCATGCGGCGGTGAATCCACGGGGCCTGCCGAGCTTGATGCTGGTGGTGACCTGATGAATGCCGTTGGCGAGCAACGCAGATGCCAGCGTGTCGCCAGGATGTCCCTGCAGCGCCGAGCCGCCGAACGTGAAGTCGAAGGTGCTCGTGCGGTCTATGCGGCCGCCGGATGCGGTGCGGAATGCGGTCATGGGTTCACCGGCTTCGGGTCGTCGAGGCGATAGACACTGTGGATTCGGTAGGTGGCGGTGTCCCGTACGGCATTGAACCAACGCCTGCAGCCCGCGCTGTGGCTCCACCGTTCTGCGAAGAGCCCCTTGGGGTTGTCGCGGAAGAACACGAAGTGCGCCCACTGTTCGTCGGTGAGGGCCGAGGGCTCCTCGGGGTAGGCGATGTGCGCCTGGCCGCCGTAGTGGAATTCGGTTTCTTCTCGACTCCCGCACCACGGGCATTCGATCAATTGCATTGCCACTCCAAGATTTCTCGTTCGGGTGCTGCGTGTGTCGGGGCGGAGAAACTAGTGAGCCACGCCTGCTGCGCCGTGCTCGTCCACCAGCGCGCCGGTGACGAATCGGTCCAGACTGAACGGTGCGATGTACTCGTGCACCTCGTCGTTGGCGATGGTGTCGGCCAGGCACCAACCGGCACCGGGGGTGGCTTTGAATCCGCCTGTACCCCAACCACAATTGAGAAACACGTTGTCGAACGGCGTGCGCCCGACGATGGGGGAGGCGTCGGGACACACGTCCACGATGCCGGCCCAGGTACGCAGCAGATGCGCGCGAGCGAAGACGGGGAACAACTCGACCGCAGCGGCCATCTGTCGTTCGATGATGTGGAACGCCCCGCGCTGGCCGTAACCGTTGTAGGAGTCGACGCCTGCGCCCATCACCAGTTCGCCCTTGTGCGCCTGAGAGACGTACACGTGCACGGCATTCGACATGACCACCGTGGGGTGGACCGGCTCGAGCAACTCCGAGACCAGGGCCTGCAGTGGATGACTCTGCAGCGGAGTCTTGATGCCGAGCATGTCCGTCAGAGTGGAGGTGTGCCCGGCCGCGCACAGAGCGACCTGGCCGGTGGCGATGTCGCCGCGGGTGGTCTTGACCCCGGTGACGCGATTGCCGTCGGTGGTGAAGCCGGTGACCTCACAGTTCTGGATGATGTCGATGCCGGCCGCGTCGGCGCGTCGGGCAAATCCCCAGGCGACGTAGTCGTGCTTGGCGATGCCGGCGCGCGGCTGGTACGTCGCGCCGAGTACCGGGTAGCGAATGTCGCTGGAGATGTTGACGATCGGGCACAGCTTCTTGACCTCGTCGGGGTCGACCCACTGCGCGTCGATGCCGTTGAGTCGGTTGGCTTCGACGCGTCGCACGCTGTCGCGGACGTCCTGCAGGCTGTGTGCGAGGTTGAGGACGCCGCGCTGGCTGAACAGGATGGGGTAGTCGAGGTCGTCGGCCAGTCCCTCCCATAGCTTCAGGGAGTGCTCGTAGATTCGCGCGCTCTCGTCCCAGAGGTAGTTCGAGCGGATGAGGGTGGTGTTGCGCGCCATGTTGCCGCCGGCGAGCCACCCCTTCTCCAGCACAGCGACATTGGTGATGCCGTGGTTCTTGGCGAGGTAGTGCGCGGTGGCCAGGCCGTGGCCGCCGCCGCCGATGATCACGACGTCGTACGACTTCTTCGGTTCGGGGTTGCGCCACAGGAAGTCCGGGTGATCGGGCAGATGTGCGCCCGGTGGGGTTGCGGGGGCGGTCATCGATAGCCTTCCGTCAGGTCGGGGTAGAGGGGGAACTGCGCGGCGACGGATTCGACCCGGATGCGCAGTGCATCGAGTCCGCGGTCGTCGGTGTCGGGACGCAATGCGTGGGCGATGACGTCGGCTACCTCGGCGAACGCCGTGGCGTCCAGGCCGCGGGTCGCGAGGGCCGGGGTGCCGATGCGGACTCCGGAGCTCACCATGGGCGGACGTGGATCGAACGGAACTGCGTTGCGGTTCACGGTGATTCCGACGTGATGCAGTCTGTCCTCGGCCTGCTTGCCGTCCAGTTCGGACGTGCGCAGATCCACGAGAACGAGATGGACGTCGGTGCCGCCCGAGACCACATCTATGCCTGCGGCCGCTGCGTCGTCGGTCAGCAGTCGGTCGGCCAGGATCTTCGCACCTTCGAGGGTGCGTTGTTGCCGCTCTCGAAAGTCCGCTTCGGCAGCGAGTTTGAAGGACACTGCCTTGGCTGCGATGACATGCTCGAGCGGTCCACCCTGCTGGCCGGGGAAGACCGACGAGTTGAACTTCTTCGCCAGAGCGGCATCGTCGGTGATGATCACACCACCGCGTGGGCCACCGAGCGTCTTGTGCGTGGTGGAGGTGACCACGTGTGCGTGCGGTACGGGTGACGGGTGCAGTCCGGCGGCGACCAGGCCTGCGAAGTGCGCCATGTCCACCATCAGGTATGCGCCGACATCGTCTGCGATACGGCGGAATTCGGCGAAGTCGAGGTGACGCGGGTAGGCGGACCACCCGGC
The nucleotide sequence above comes from Rhodococcoides fascians A25f. Encoded proteins:
- a CDS encoding 2Fe-2S iron-sulfur cluster-binding protein, which gives rise to MTAFRTASGGRIDRTSTFDFTFGGSALQGHPGDTLASALLANGIHQVTTSIKLGRPRGFTAAWAEDTGGLVQIEEPFPEPMLLATTIELYDGLVARGIPGQGRLAEISDSAKYDAMHAHADLLVVGAGPAGLSAALIAARSGARVIVADDQSEFGGSLLGSDDVIDGRPALDWVADAVTELSTFPDVTLLRRTTAFGSYDDGFVLALERRTDHLGLEAPAALSRQRVWRIRSRHILVATGAHERPVVFTDNDRPGIMLAHSARTFLHRYGVTVGTEAVVFTTNDSAYKAAVDLHDAGVRIASIVDARDSAPEYWLGLCRERGIEVRTGSVVSGTRGDTRVTHALVTDADGATDTLGCDVLLVSGGWNPAVHLFSQARGKLRYDGELGAFVPADDVEGISVAGSASGVFDLAGCLRDGGKAAASALTRLGFDAPETSLPVVDSVPSSDSLVLWRVRDDAGADSQFVDVQRDATVADLVRAVGAGMSSMEHIKRYTTIGTAHDQGKTSGVVSSGIVAELLDKPVENLGTTTFRPPYTPVAFAALAGRNRGMAFDPERVTAVHDWHVERGAVFEDVGQWKRPRYYPLPGEEMHDAVLRECAAVRSGVGMLDGSTLGKIDVQGPDAGVVLDMFYTNMMSNLKVGMVRYGVMCGADGMVIDDGTVMRLADDRFQVFTTTGGAAGMLDWMEEWLQTEWPHLAVRLTSVTEQWATFPVVGPRSRDLVGEIFPELDVSNEAFPFMAWRDASIDGVPVRVARISFSGELAFEVNIDSWHAHSLWSRLIDAGEKYHITPYGTETMHVLRAEKGYPIVGQDTDGTVTPQDLGMSWAVSKKKLDFIGKRSFDRAENRNPLRKQFVGLLPVDRETVLPEGSQIIEHSDSGVLPELPVPMLGHVTSSYASAELGRPFGLALLEAGRDRLGDILHVPVGDTLIAVEVTGSVLVDPEGNRRDG
- a CDS encoding sarcosine oxidase subunit delta, with translation MQLIECPWCGSREETEFHYGGQAHIAYPEEPSALTDEQWAHFVFFRDNPKGLFAERWSHSAGCRRWFNAVRDTATYRIHSVYRLDDPKPVNP
- a CDS encoding sarcosine oxidase subunit beta family protein, which produces MTAPATPPGAHLPDHPDFLWRNPEPKKSYDVVIIGGGGHGLATAHYLAKNHGITNVAVLEKGWLAGGNMARNTTLIRSNYLWDESARIYEHSLKLWEGLADDLDYPILFSQRGVLNLAHSLQDVRDSVRRVEANRLNGIDAQWVDPDEVKKLCPIVNISSDIRYPVLGATYQPRAGIAKHDYVAWGFARRADAAGIDIIQNCEVTGFTTDGNRVTGVKTTRGDIATGQVALCAAGHTSTLTDMLGIKTPLQSHPLQALVSELLEPVHPTVVMSNAVHVYVSQAHKGELVMGAGVDSYNGYGQRGAFHIIERQMAAAVELFPVFARAHLLRTWAGIVDVCPDASPIVGRTPFDNVFLNCGWGTGGFKATPGAGWCLADTIANDEVHEYIAPFSLDRFVTGALVDEHGAAGVAH
- the glyA gene encoding serine hydroxymethyltransferase: MTNRVLADLDPEVHRAISAELGRQQNTLEMIASENFAPLAVMQAHGSVLTNKYAEGYPGRRYYGGCDNVDVIEQLAIDRLNALFGSTFANVQPHSGAQANAAAMAALLQPGDSILGLALAHGGHLTHGMTLNFSGKLYDVSAYHVREHDHRVDMEEVERLAHEHRPKLIMAGWSAYPRHLDFAEFRRIADDVGAYLMVDMAHFAGLVAAGLHPSPVPHAHVVTSTTHKTLGGPRGGVIITDDAALAKKFNSSVFPGQQGGPLEHVIAAKAVSFKLAAEADFRERQQRTLEGAKILADRLLTDDAAAAGIDVVSGGTDVHLVLVDLRTSELDGKQAEDRLHHVGITVNRNAVPFDPRPPMVSSGVRIGTPALATRGLDATAFAEVADVIAHALRPDTDDRGLDALRIRVESVAAQFPLYPDLTEGYR